CGCGTCGATCAACTTTCCCCTCGGCAGCCTCATCGCCGGGTGGCAGCAGGGCATTCCGGGCATGAAGGTGGGCGGTCGTCGCCAGCTCGTCTGCCCGCCGCACCTCGCCTACGGCCCCGCCGGCGGCGGCCATCGCCTGTCGGGCAAGACACTCGTCTTCGTGATCGACCTGCTCGGCGTCTCCTGACCCCGAGCGGCGAAAACACGCAGTTCGCGCCCGGTACGCTGAGCGCGTGAAGACGTTCGACCAGCTGTTCGACGAGCTCGCCGAGAAGGCACGCTCGCGCCCCGTGGGCTCCGGAACCGTGGCCCAGCTCGACGCGGGCGTGCACGCGATCGGCAAGAAGATCGTCGAGGAGGCCGCCGAGGTCTGGATGGCCGCCGAATACGAGAGCGACGAGGCTGCGGCCGAAGAGATCTCGCAGCTGCTGTACCACCTGCAGGTGCTGATGCTCGCGAAAGGCCTCACGCCCGCCGACGTCTACCGTCACCTGTAAGCCCGCCGACGACGGATGCGCGACGCGCGCACTCGAGGAAGACACCCGCATGCTGAGAATCGCGGTGCCCAACAAGGGATCGCTGTCCGAGACGGCCGCGCACATGCTC
The sequence above is a segment of the Microcella alkaliphila genome. Coding sequences within it:
- a CDS encoding FKBP-type peptidyl-prolyl cis-trans isomerase, producing the protein MSQLSKPEIDFFEGPAPTELVITDLVVGDGAEATPGATVDVHYVGVEFDTGEEFDASWNRGASINFPLGSLIAGWQQGIPGMKVGGRRQLVCPPHLAYGPAGGGHRLSGKTLVFVIDLLGVS
- a CDS encoding phosphoribosyl-ATP diphosphatase, whose amino-acid sequence is MKTFDQLFDELAEKARSRPVGSGTVAQLDAGVHAIGKKIVEEAAEVWMAAEYESDEAAAEEISQLLYHLQVLMLAKGLTPADVYRHL